TTGACACAAGTGTAACAAAGTGGGAGGTTCATGCTTTTTTGGGAGTTGTAATATGCTGTGTGAGTGAAGTCAGAAGGTTTTAATCCAATGATGTGATAACTTGTATTTTTCAGAAACTTAGTTGAACTGTTCATCTGCATGAGCTCCGATtgtgcatttgcatttttagtGAATACTGAAGCTATAACAATTACAAACTCTCTAAAATTCCCTTGATCCAATATATTTGCTCTATTAGGAAGAAAGTTCTGAAAGTTGAACGGTTAAACAGTTGTCAAAGACGTCACGGTTTGGCTCACTCTGATGTAGGCCTACGCTGACACCACTAAAGCTGTCTTTCACGTTGCTCCACCGATATTTCATTGCAGGATCTGTCTGACAGTTTTGTGTTTAATCTGCAGTGCGGACGGAGACTTTGCGGTGACTCACTTGACTAAAGCCCAGGTGTTTTACAACGGCAGGATCAAATGGAAACCTCCTGCCATTTATAAAAGCTCCTGCAGCATCGATGTCACCTTCTTTCCCTTCGACCAGCAAAACTGCAAGATGAAATTCGGCTCTTGGACGTATGATCGGGCCAAGATCGACCTGGTCAGCATGGCCAGTGACGTAGACCAGATGGACTATTGGGAAAGCGGGGAGTGGGTCATAGTAAACGCCGTCGGCACTTACAACATCAAGAAGTACGAGTGCTGTACGGAAATCTACCCAGATATCACCTACTTCTTCATCATCAGACGTCTGCCTCTGTTCTACACCATCAATCTAATCATCCCCTGCCTGCTTATATCCTGCCTGACGGTGCTGGTCTTCTACCTTCCCTCAGAGTGTGCGGAGAAAATCACGCTGTGCATCTCTGTCCTCCTCTCTCTGACCGTTTTCCTCCTGCTAATCACAGAAATTATTCCCTCGACCTCGCTAGTCATCCCGCTCATTGGCGAGTACCTCCTCTTCACCATGATCTTCGTCACTCTCTCCATCATCATCACTGTGTTTGTCCTCAACGTCCACCACCGTTCGTCCCGCACGCACAGCATGCCACACTGGGTCCGCCAGCTGTTTCTACACCTGGTGCCCCGTTACCTGTTCATGACACGTCCGCCTGCCTCGGGTAAGAGGAACTGTGGGAAACTGATCGAGATGATGCACAAGCCAATGGCGTCACAGTCCATGTTTCTGCGGAACAACATTCTGGATATTTCTCCGCAAACTCCCCATTTGGACGTGATCTCGGTTGCCCAGTTGGATCAAATTCAACAGGACTCTTCCCCCAAACCCATGTTTTTCTGCAGTTCTCCCAGCAGCCAGTATTCCATCCTGCAAGAGGAAGCATTGCAAACACCTCAAACGCCGGCCCTTGGTTATACATGCGCATACACAAACAGCATCTTTGCCTCAAGCACTACTTCTTTTCCAGATACTATCCTTGGTACTTTGCTACACACCATCCCGCAGGAAGGAGCCGAGTGTACAGACTGTGATATCCAAGGCCAGAGTGCTGAGAGCGTCTTCATGGAAGCCAAAGAGAGCGTCCTGGGAGCAGGGAGTTGTCAACACTGTCTTACATCTGAGGGGACGAGTCTGCAGAAGCTTGATCACGAGGAAGCCGGGAGATGTACCAGACATAACTTGCCCAACGCTCAGATCTTCAGCTCTAACAGTGACGGCACTACTGATCTGAGCAATCTGTCGCAGTCCCTGCTCAAAGCCTTGGAAGGAGTTCAGTACATTGCTGACCATCTGAGAGCAGAGGATTCAGACTTTTCAGTAagttttacatattaaaagagTAGTTCACCTTCAGgacaaatgaaaattgtgtcaccATTTAATCACCGACATGTCATCCCAAACCTGTCACTTCCTTTCTTTGGTGGAACACAGAAAGagatgttttgaaaatgttaacattagggcagtcaatttaatgcattaatttgatggaaaatagaaaatgaatggaaaatgaATGTCCTGGCCCAGACCTGTACGTCATC
The Onychostoma macrolepis isolate SWU-2019 chromosome 11, ASM1243209v1, whole genome shotgun sequence genome window above contains:
- the chrna4b gene encoding neuronal acetylcholine receptor subunit alpha-4b isoform X2, translating into MMTTNVWVKQEWNDYKLRWNPEDYENVTSIRIPSEIIWRPDIVLYNNADGDFAVTHLTKAQVFYNGRIKWKPPAIYKSSCSIDVTFFPFDQQNCKMKFGSWTYDRAKIDLVSMASDVDQMDYWESGEWVIVNAVGTYNIKKYECCTEIYPDITYFFIIRRLPLFYTINLIIPCLLISCLTVLVFYLPSECAEKITLCISVLLSLTVFLLLITEIIPSTSLVIPLIGEYLLFTMIFVTLSIIITVFVLNVHHRSSRTHSMPHWVRQLFLHLVPRYLFMTRPPASGKRNCGKLIEMMHKPMASQSMFLRNNILDISPQTPHLDVISVAQLDQIQQDSSPKPMFFCSSPSSQYSILQEEALQTPQTPALGYTCAYTNSIFASSTTSFPDTILGTLLHTIPQEGAECTDCDIQGQSAESVFMEAKESVLGAGSCQHCLTSEGTSLQKLDHEEAGRCTRHNLPNAQIFSSNSDGTTDLSNLSQSLLKALEGVQYIADHLRAEDSDFSVREDWKYVAMVIDRIFLWMFVLVCILGTVGLFLPPWLAGMI
- the chrna4b gene encoding neuronal acetylcholine receptor subunit alpha-4b isoform X1: MRTAWSVFFLLSVCLQLACVFSSTPARAHAEERLLQSLFSNYNKLSRPVANISDVVLVHFGLSIAQLIDVDEKNQMMTTNVWVKQEWNDYKLRWNPEDYENVTSIRIPSEIIWRPDIVLYNNADGDFAVTHLTKAQVFYNGRIKWKPPAIYKSSCSIDVTFFPFDQQNCKMKFGSWTYDRAKIDLVSMASDVDQMDYWESGEWVIVNAVGTYNIKKYECCTEIYPDITYFFIIRRLPLFYTINLIIPCLLISCLTVLVFYLPSECAEKITLCISVLLSLTVFLLLITEIIPSTSLVIPLIGEYLLFTMIFVTLSIIITVFVLNVHHRSSRTHSMPHWVRQLFLHLVPRYLFMTRPPASGKRNCGKLIEMMHKPMASQSMFLRNNILDISPQTPHLDVISVAQLDQIQQDSSPKPMFFCSSPSSQYSILQEEALQTPQTPALGYTCAYTNSIFASSTTSFPDTILGTLLHTIPQEGAECTDCDIQGQSAESVFMEAKESVLGAGSCQHCLTSEGTSLQKLDHEEAGRCTRHNLPNAQIFSSNSDGTTDLSNLSQSLLKALEGVQYIADHLRAEDSDFSVREDWKYVAMVIDRIFLWMFVLVCILGTVGLFLPPWLAGMI